ttttcatttaatttttttgttttattttttaattattatttttctttattaaaaaaaatttgttttaattattttttttttaatttcattttttagaaattaactttttttaaacgtatttttattaaatttatttttaattaatttttttaatttattttttttaatttatttttttttaatttttttttttttattattttattattatttatttattttaaatttatttttaattaatttttttttttaatttatttataattatttttaatgtttattaattttttttgattctctttaataattttttttactttatttcttattatttattttattttttaacttacatTTCCACTGTGTTTTTGGTCGTCTTGCAATAACCGCCAATTAAGTATATATTATCTTGCAACACGGCCACACAAATCAACTCTCGACGCTTGCGCACCGGTTGTGGTGTTTCCCACTGTTGCTTTTCCAAATCGAAACGCACCAAATATTTATTGCCAATGAAGACGAGCGAATTCTTAACGAATATTGTGCCGTAATCGGTTTTCTCGCCTAATACTTGACCACAGCGTGCCCAAGTGTCCGCTATGGGATCATAGCGTAGAAAGCGTTTCTGTTGTGGGGTGACCATAAATCACAAAAATACGATAGCCCGGCAATCGTTACAAACTTACGCTCTCATCCATGATATTAACTTCCACAGCCATGAGGCAATTGCGCGAGTTGCGTGGCTTAGTGTACTTCAATTTAGTTTGCCAACGCGTTTCGGGCACATGAAACCAATCTAAAGCATCCAAAATTAAACGATCACTACCCGGTATGGGTTTGATGTGCTTGAAAACGAAGGCTGGCTCCAACTGTGTGATGCGCAGCagcgaaagcaaatttattaagtaGGGTCGTCGATTTTCCTCATCATATTTGTGCCAACGCATGATGGCATCAAAAACATCTGCTTCATTGTACACATTCAATTCATCGCTCTCCACCAACTCTTCCATGAGTGCGGGACTAAAACGCAGTAGTTCTCCGTTCGTGAGCAGCTGTTTGTGGAACGatcattattttaaagaaagcacgaaaaatgtaaaattagattgcaccgaagctataatacccttcacgtgtgcatttcttatagcataaaaggatTTCAAAAGGATCTTAATTTTGATCTGTAATTTTGTATGGCATTTATAAGCTATAGTGACCAGATCTgagcaatattttaaaagattttagcCTTGCCTTGgacaaaaatttatcaaatagaaaagttttccatagaagaactcgattttgatcggtcagttggTATGGGAGCAATAAGCTATAATattccgatatcggcgattcccaCAAATAATAAACTTCTTGTGCAGATaaggcaaaacaaaaacttagaggttagttcgcgtatatacagacagacagaaggacatagctaaatcaactcagctcgtcgcGTTGttcatttatagtatatacaaacttcatgacaaacgTGAAATAGCCCGatcagagtataaaaaaataaaaaatgtttatgtgcTCGCATCTCCCACCTCCTTAAAATGCTCCACCGCAAAACCGAAAGCTTTAGCACGCAAGTCCTTGCAACCGTGATCATCAGCGAAGGAGATGATATCCAATAGGTTGGCATAACTCAATTTGTTCACTATAAAGCGGTTGCAATAGCGCGCAACCTCtttgaattgcaaaatttttgccGCTATCACCAATTTTCGCGCTGCACGCTCATCGAGCGTTAAGCAGCCTGTGTAGCAATAATTTATTAAGGTCTCGAAACTATTTGCATCGATATGTTTTAACGAAATTTCACTTGTATCCTCTTCCGTGGTGAAGAGCTCTTGAAAATAACTACTTGACGCCGCTAATACAAGACGATGTGCTGGAATACTAAGAAAATATTCCATgtacaattaaaacaaaatgtatatgaaatatttgatttctAACCGCTTCTGGCGTTCGCCCACAGTAAAAACCACATCAATGTACTGATTGTTGCTGCGACATTCGCGTATTTTTGCCAAAactcgatctgaaaatttgtacTCTAAATTGCTGCTTGATGGCGCATTAGCCATTAAGGAAGCTTCAGTGTTCTTATCTGCCATTTTTGcaagtaaattttacaaactttttcaattttttttatttaaaagaattttttttgtacgcaatttatttcaaatttgaatttgtatataaataaattgtgaatGTCAGAGTGAAATCGTAACGGATCGTGGTGAAATTCAATTACATTGTTTATCGATTACACACACTTCCGATTATCGACTTAATGGCGAAGGAAGaatgtgtttgtacatatatgagcagtttaaaataacaatttaaaaatgtgagtttaaaagaaaaatgcagaataataataaaagcaaaatcgATCATCTCATACGACAGGGCAAAACTGTCTCTAAACTCATATAAATACTAAGTTGCTCTTCTGGCCTGGAATGTCGATTTTGCTACGAATACAGCAAGATAtctatgaaaataaaagttcggaggaaaaattaaaccaacgcaataaaaatcaataaacttaaatatgtgaacatatttattgtaatccTGGAGGTGTTAACAAAAAcgccattttatttttctttccttcTCTACATCAACGCCTCCCGCTCTAATTATAAACAGCATCCCTTTATAGTTGTTATTGTACGCGCCACAGCTGTTGCCTATTGGTTCTGCTTATATAAAAACAACCCcatttatataaaagtattgtagcaacaacaacaagtgaacTTTTGGTGGTGTTTAGAGAAGTTGGATATAAAAGGATGCTGTGCAATCAAGGATATAGAACATTTCAATTTTAACGCGTACACGCGCGGAGCGTATAAAATAACGGAGCCACGGAATATTTGGAATAATTAAATGACAAGTGAAAAATCTTATGTAACGGACAgcataaagtgaaaaaattataaattattcgAAGGTAAtgggaaaaaaatgtgtataataataataacggtttagtgaaaattggttttaagaaagaaaatataatgtTTTGGGCGGGCGACATTTGTAATCGATTAACTTCACATAAAATGCAGACAGTGGAATTTACGGGAACAAATAatctagaaaaattttaaaatttgcaaaaattattatttttttttttcatttacatttattatgtGCACATAACTGTTGAAatgaaaattctaaaaagtctaaatttattatttttttattaaataaaataacagtaaaaattattctttatacattattttgtatagaaaattccaaaaaaaaaattaaaaaagtcgaatccacatatgtattttgaatttattaaacaGAGCTTTTGTCTAAAATAGCTTTCAAATTCgctattttttacatacatatatttttggtaaacaatttTGGTTTGGATTTTGGTTTTATAATCTaaaattatcttaatttttaaaaatcaatttgtgttttatatacaacagttaaaaagaaaattccaaaaaaatttaaaaaatctaatctacttatttttaattaattaaacaacaGAGCTTTCATCTAAAATATCCTTcaaattctcaattttttattttatatttatgtgcatattttagttgaaagtgtacataagtatgtacatatatttttttagaatatttttgataaaaaacaatagttataatataaaataatcgtaCAATTCGAAGtttgctttaatatttattttcagttgaaaagaaaatttaaaaaaaactcttaacctatatattttatataaaaacatttatatttataatttttcgttttttttgttatttgtttaaaaaaaaattttgtgacacAATTTGCTTTCTATTATTTACTGATCAATCAATCAATCGatgacatacaagtatgtatgtaaatgttgcTCATCCGCACTGTTATTTGTTTATGCTCTGAGTTCATGACAGTTCGAggtttaattaaaacaaagtcgaattttttcaattgccaaccaatttcacaaattttaagaTAGATTGTGATACAAAGATCATTTAAAAAGCCCGagataattgtaattaattcctcaaaatatttttcgacaTTTAACAATTTCATGATTCTACTGTCTGGTTTTAAGGTAtttgaagaaggtaaatcacTTGTGAGATGCAGCGTAAAAGTTgcatttttaaagtaaatttcattGCACAGTATGTTGAGAAGCACACCAGCGTGAAATGCAGAAGGAATCTCACTTTCAAGTTCGATTCTTGCTTTTGGCAATAAAATATCTCACAATCTGTGAGTCCAATTCGCTTATTGGAATCTTATTTCAGTCACatcatgaaatttaataaatattaaatttttattgcaaattgcGAAACGTGCACGGTAAAAGAAATTCTCATGTACCGTTATATCAACAACAACGCGCACCCTATaggtttttgctattatttgacTAGGTGTGAAAATATGTGCCGATCATAAAAGAATGCgggaaaaataataacaataacaagtaTAATGTGGTTAGTTAGAGAATATTTAAGCACACGCCAAACAAACGAAAGGGGTGGAATGTTGACACACGCAcgaattgcaacaaaaacacacaaagcTAAGAATAAATATGAGTTGGTAAATAGTAATGGGGTAAGAAGTAAACCCTTAAGCAAAGGAGCTGGTGCAAATAACGCCTTTGGCATGCATATATTACAAACGCCCGATGGGCGAACTTATGCTTGCTGTTTAACCACAAATTAAATGGGCGTGCCAATTTATTTTATGCTGTAAATTAAAAAGTgctcaatttttcaaaacatattttttctaatcaAAACGCTTGCCACTCTCTCTTCAATGCAGTAATTATACGTCGTTTGCAGTCAACATGGTGTACGACATGACGCATATGATGCCTGCACAAAGCATCTCACTGGGTCGCTATTATCTGCACGATCTCAATGGTAGCGCTGAAAACCATGATTATGTTTTGGATATAGATCGACGCTTTCAGGCGCGCATGGCTTGTGAGACCATGCCACAGGCCtcaccaccaccgccaccaaCACCAGCACCACGACGCCGCACAACACCCATAGCGCACCTGGATCCCTCGGAATTGGTGGGGCTGTCACGTGAAGAACGACGCCGTCGACGACGCGCCACACTAAAATATCGCACCGCACATGCAACACGCGAACGCATACGCGTCGAAGCGTTCAATGTCAGCTTTGCGGAGTTGCGCAAGCTACTGCCAACACTGCCGCCGGATAAGAAGCTGTCAAAAATCGAAATTCTCAAATTGGCCATATGCTATATAGCTTATTTGAATCACGTGCTGGAAACGCCATAAACTACGCGGctgttttatttctattaaatgtTTGGGAAAATCAGTTGCAAACTCTACTTTATTTTTGCCAATAATTTAAGCTGCATTGTGAtaccatttaatttaaaattttcactttacacttataatattaatgtatataacttttatttaatacatacTTTAAGATTTTCATAATGTATTTGCATAATAAATACTAACTACTTTAAATGCCTTTGTTTCCAAAATTAACGTTTGCTTTCGTGTAGGCAGTGATGTTGACATTTTATTCACTATCAGAAAATCGATAACTGAAAATCGACGGGAAACTTAAACAAACTTACGTTATGCTGGTATTAACAATTAGTGGGcaatttaaaccaaaaataagttaaaaatatactaaaaatcttaaatacgagctaaaaaatatactattttttttgcaaaacaaatttaatatatgcaaataatacAAGAAATTCCTTcagtgatatacatatgtcgcTTATAAAAAATCTTGCTATAAAggttttgtatttgtgtttttttctataatttttttattattcgattgaagtaaattattaaaagatGTCAATTCACAgtcgaaaaaaatcttttttaaagtaaattacGAATTTTTTCCGCTATTGGCATGAAAAACACGATATTAACTTTAAAGCCTGCTTTATTTTGACTTGAAACCTTCCTCAAAAAATCTTTATGAAACAAGAAATCGTGCTATTGAAATATTACATACAATCTCCAAAGCAGCCGCAGCTGCCGTTAGCAGCAAACTGCTTTTAATTCATACATTGCCGCCATTGGCCACCTGCGACTGGTAAGCTTAACATGCAGTGCGGGCaagaacaaatacatacatacatatgtatttgaacagTAAAAGCAATAGCGAAGTAAGGTGAGCAGGTTGGGGAGAGGTGAAAGGGTGTTGAGAGAACGGCAAGAATAAATACGTACCTAGGTACTAGTAGATATAGAATGGCAGCAATAATCCGTGCCTTTCTTGTGGAGCAacttattgtaattttttttgtatgcaaGTCTGCAGACGTATAGAATTATAACTAAACTTTAGGTATATTGTAAagcaaaatttgaatattttcctttaaaactaaatttttcttaaaaaaaaatatggaaaaagtagaaatatttttctttattactttaaaatttattttatttatttatattgttttatttatttattttattttttttttaattttaaaatttaaatattttttttttaaataaaatttattttatttaaatttgatcaTTTTCCTTTACAActaaatatttcaatgaaaaataaatttaaaaaaagtagaaatatttgtctttattattttaaaatttattttatttatttatttattgtatttttttttttaattttaaaatttaaaattgattttttttctgattaaatttaattttttttccaactcTTTAACTGCCATTGCAAGGAAAATTGCCTTACTCAGCTTATGTAAGCAAGCAGTTCGAAAACATTCCAGCAAACATGCGTAAACAAGAAGGTTCCTGGCAACCATAAATATTTGCTCACACTTTGtgaaaaaattcatattatttaaCGTTGTCCTGGTATTTTTTAggttgtttttcttatttctatacattttaaagtgaaaatttgtcGGCG
The DNA window shown above is from Bactrocera tryoni isolate S06 chromosome 4, CSIRO_BtryS06_freeze2, whole genome shotgun sequence and carries:
- the LOC120775490 gene encoding kelch-like protein diablo, which codes for MADKNTEASLMANAPSSSNLEYKFSDRVLAKIRECRSNNQYIDVVFTVGERQKRIPAHRLVLAASSSYFQELFTTEEDTSEISLKHIDANSFETLINYCYTGCLTLDERAARKLVIAAKILQFKEVARYCNRFIVNKLSYANLLDIISFADDHGCKDLRAKAFGFAVEHFKELLTNGELLRFSPALMEELVESDELNVYNEADVFDAIMRWHKYDEENRRPYLINLLSLLRITQLEPAFVFKHIKPIPGSDRLILDALDWFHVPETRWQTKLKYTKPRNSRNCLMAVEVNIMDESKRFLRYDPIADTWARCGQVLGEKTDYGTIFVKNSLVFIGNKYLVRFDLEKQQWETPQPVRKRRELICVAVLQDNIYLIGGYCKTTKNTVEMFDMRTGDWLRVAPMLEGRYCAKAVVFDERIYVMGGSENECALNSVECYDPMLDTWEARACMIEARASPGAAVAHGYIYVLGGYNDSPLDTVERFNPVKNEWTKVCSLTTARSRISAIVFNYQLLALGGTKNGEGVNCVEEYNVDTDKWVLKAPMPTGAAYSSFVVPTHLADNLQTVLADGSRPVH
- the LOC120775492 gene encoding helix-loop-helix protein 1 encodes the protein MVYDMTHMMPAQSISLGRYYLHDLNGSAENHDYVLDIDRRFQARMACETMPQASPPPPPTPAPRRRTTPIAHLDPSELVGLSREERRRRRRATLKYRTAHATRERIRVEAFNVSFAELRKLLPTLPPDKKLSKIEILKLAICYIAYLNHVLETP